A genome region from Balneola sp. includes the following:
- a CDS encoding peptidase M23: MKSFLLIIVFLLGLLIQDEGSVEMYRVEKEDYIELHAKNSNLFPVTVELNLELEHLKPSRKLPVIDYLPANQNKKMLDLTFTDIEKGWNMRSMYRFYMGSIFAKHKDSFAYQLPFPKGETYKIDQGFGGAFSHQGDLRHSLDFNMPTGTEIYAARGGTVVMMEEKHNQGGPSEEMMEYANFITILHDDGTFADYTHLKHRGVQVSLGQEVRMGQLIGYSGATGYATGPHLHFVVKKTKRGGGFLSIPVKFTTKDGIMELQEGQSYIGY; this comes from the coding sequence ATGAAGTCATTTTTGTTGATAATAGTTTTTCTTTTAGGTCTGTTGATTCAGGACGAGGGCTCAGTAGAAATGTATCGGGTTGAGAAGGAGGATTATATTGAGCTGCATGCTAAAAACTCAAACCTCTTTCCGGTTACGGTAGAACTTAACCTGGAATTAGAGCACCTGAAGCCAAGCAGAAAGTTGCCGGTTATTGACTACCTGCCTGCAAATCAGAATAAAAAAATGCTTGATCTTACCTTTACGGATATTGAGAAAGGCTGGAATATGCGCAGCATGTATCGGTTTTATATGGGGAGTATTTTTGCGAAACATAAAGACTCTTTTGCCTATCAGTTGCCATTCCCGAAAGGAGAAACCTATAAAATAGATCAGGGCTTTGGCGGGGCATTTTCACATCAGGGTGATTTACGGCATTCGCTGGATTTTAACATGCCTACCGGAACTGAAATCTATGCAGCAAGAGGAGGCACCGTTGTGATGATGGAGGAAAAACACAATCAGGGCGGACCATCGGAAGAAATGATGGAGTACGCCAATTTCATAACCATTTTGCATGATGACGGCACTTTTGCAGACTATACTCATCTTAAACACAGGGGCGTTCAGGTAAGCTTAGGACAGGAAGTCCGCATGGGGCAACTTATTGGCTACTCCGGCGCTACGGGGTATGCAACCGGTCCTCATCTACACTTTGTGGTGAAGAAAACAAAAAGAGGCGGAGGCTTTTTATCCATCCCGGTTAAGTTTACCACCAAAGACGGTATCATGGAACTGCAAGAAGGTCAGAGTTATATCGGATATTAG
- a CDS encoding RNA polymerase sigma-70 factor yields MDFPIIQLLLFLGASLEGESNDTQLYLKIKKGDQKAFKTFFETHHEELFRFLTRKGVAKQAAEDLIQKAFIYIWENRSGIEEHKSLRAYLFRIAYTRMLNLFRDTEKFDQNKSIPDLQSVDSANQPDQDIHQRELNRTIEQAISSMPEKRQQVFRLCFIQEFTYKEAAEFMEVSAKTIENHMSLALKDLRKSLSEAAEEYL; encoded by the coding sequence ATGGACTTTCCCATTATTCAACTTTTGCTGTTTTTAGGCGCTTCGCTTGAAGGTGAGTCTAACGATACCCAGCTTTATTTAAAAATAAAAAAAGGGGATCAAAAAGCATTCAAGACTTTTTTTGAAACGCATCATGAAGAGTTGTTTCGATTTCTGACCCGCAAAGGAGTTGCAAAACAAGCAGCCGAAGACCTCATTCAGAAAGCTTTTATCTACATTTGGGAAAACCGATCCGGTATTGAAGAGCATAAATCTTTGAGGGCTTATCTGTTCCGGATTGCCTATACCCGAATGCTAAACCTCTTCAGGGATACTGAGAAGTTTGACCAGAATAAAAGCATTCCCGATTTGCAGTCAGTCGACTCTGCCAACCAGCCAGATCAGGATATCCATCAGCGGGAGCTGAACAGGACGATTGAACAAGCAATATCTTCGATGCCGGAAAAAAGGCAGCAGGTATTCCGCTTATGTTTCATTCAGGAATTCACCTACAAAGAAGCTGCAGAATTTATGGAAGTATCAGCTAAGACTATTGAGAACCACATGAGCCTTGCACTCAAAGATCTTCGAAAATCCCTTTCAGAAGCCGCTGAGGAGTATTTATAA